The following proteins are co-located in the Gigantopelta aegis isolate Gae_Host chromosome 5, Gae_host_genome, whole genome shotgun sequence genome:
- the LOC121373854 gene encoding uncharacterized protein LOC121373854: MTILAYDKMNLTLRKLLPLMCFGSALLVFVYQTHVKRNTVSNLDKILVDSTFKGKYGHHYKTAKSSARSTRTIVKNYPSVISNVKNKSMTGTGSNKYIIFQCDGQHACGGWGDRQKGIVSAFLLANVTNRMFLINMTSPCNLNRFLVPNKYRWDMANFKLSGKTSKTIGGVRRRDYQKKIRFEDFNLLFPEDVIFLRSNADLVNIIRSNKLYKDKLPPWVVGKRYVAFRIGWNILFKPSTSLKTQIRKLLVGVTSSSNNSLVCAHIRIGKNPDMPNDSPNRNGISSVPKLWEFLQPYVDDAKNIFVATDSTSVRDMARMRFGKKSLDTGGKILHIDRQRKRVDSCEGFECAILDQTILTKCHLLVVSGSNFSIRAAFIRGSNRNLFIFKNGKVSPFVLP; the protein is encoded by the exons ATGACTATTCTGGCGTACGACAAG aTGAATCTAACTCTGCGAAAGCTATTACCTTTGATGTGTTTTGGATCGGCATTGTTAGTGTTCGTGTACCAGACGCATGTGAAGCGGAACACGGTTTCtaatttggataaaattttagTAGATTCGACATTTAAAGGGAAGTATGGGCATCACTACAAGACTGCGAAATCGTCTGCCAGGTCAACAAGGACGATTGTAAAGAATTATCCAAGCGTAATttcaaatgttaaaaacaaatcgatgaccggaacaggaagtaataaatatattatttttcaatgcgATGGGCAGCACGCATGCGGAGGGTGGGGAGACAGGCAGAAGGGAATTGTATCTGCTTTTCTATTGGCCAATGTGACAAACCGGATGTTTTTGATTAACATGACGTCACCGTGTAACCTGAACCGATTTCTGGTTCCAAATAAATATAGATGGGATATGGCTAATTTCAAACTGAGTGGAAAGACGTCTAAGACTATTGGTGGAGTGAGAAGGAGAGATTATCAGAAGAAGATTAGGTTTGAAGACTTTAACCTACTTTTTCCAGAAGACGTTATTTTTCTAAGATCTAACGCTGATCTTGTGAACATCATCAGAAGCAATAAGCTGTACAAAGACAAACTCCCTCCATGGGTAGTCGGCAAGAGATATGTAGCGTTCAGAATAGgttggaacattttatttaagccATCGACGAGTCTGAAAACCCAAATTCGTAAGTTACTAGTTGGTGTAACATCTTCGAGCAACAATTCCCTTGTCTGTGCCCATATACGAATAGGAAAGAACCCGGATATGCCGAACGATTCACCAAACAGAAACGGAATATCGTCTGTTCCTAAGCTGTGGGAATTCTTGCAGCCATATGTTGACGatgctaaaaacatttttgtagcgACAGATTCGACATCCGTTAGAGACATGGCGCGCATGCGCTTTGGAAAGAAATCGCTCGATACTGGAGGAAAAATTCTCCATATTGACAGACAGAGGAAGAGGGTTGACTCGTGTGAGGGATTCGAATGCGCGATTCTTGACCAAACGATCTTAACGAAGTGCCATCTGTTGGTCGTGTCGGGAAGTAACTTCAGCATCCGGGCAGCATTCATCAGAGGGTCGAACAGAAATTTGTTTATATTCAAGAACGGCAAAGTGTCGCCTTTTGTCTTACCGTAG